Proteins from a single region of Candidatus Brocadiia bacterium:
- the rpsO gene encoding 30S ribosomal protein S15 produces MPLTIEKKQDVVKKYQVHKNDTGSPEVQVAIWTEWINELTEHFKRHPKDNNSRRGLLVIIGKRSALLKYLSKQDPVRYQKLIKQLGIRK; encoded by the coding sequence ATGCCATTAACGATAGAAAAGAAACAAGATGTTGTAAAGAAGTACCAGGTGCACAAGAACGACACCGGCTCGCCAGAAGTCCAGGTAGCTATCTGGACGGAGTGGATAAATGAACTGACCGAGCATTTCAAACGCCACCCCAAGGATAATAACTCTCGCCGCGGGCTCCTCGTGATTATCGGCAAGCGTTCGGCACTCCTCAAATACCTGTCCAAGCAAGATCCGGTCAGGTATCAGAAGCTGATTAAACAGCTTGGTATCAGAAAATAA
- a CDS encoding DUF58 domain-containing protein gives MKEEIFDNDFLKRLEAIKQMLKKVLMAGTAGERVSRQKGGRVEFLDHRGYSAGDETRYIDWNLFGRTEKLYVKEFASEQSRPVYVLVDNSESMRDKSVYAKQLAVVMGYAGLVLGGDVKFGLFPGSDGRIILSTVFRADKDLSKLLGFVGKQPAAGRTDIGSALSQMDKSLVRKGLLILVSDLLEDDSRSAHDALIRFIKRGFQVNVMHVISEPEANPAFGGRAVLHDAETGESRLIKMDKSVKDAYQKRLAGYSDEWKSFSHQHDIQYFYVRTSTPLEDIVVNFLKAGGLLR, from the coding sequence ATGAAAGAAGAAATATTTGACAATGATTTCTTAAAGCGGTTGGAGGCCATCAAGCAGATGCTTAAAAAAGTTCTGATGGCTGGCACGGCCGGCGAGCGGGTATCTCGTCAGAAGGGCGGACGGGTGGAGTTTCTGGACCATCGGGGCTATTCGGCCGGAGACGAAACAAGGTATATCGACTGGAACCTGTTCGGGCGGACGGAGAAGTTGTATGTAAAGGAGTTTGCCAGCGAGCAGTCGAGGCCGGTGTATGTTCTGGTAGACAATTCTGAGTCAATGCGTGACAAGTCAGTTTATGCCAAGCAACTGGCAGTGGTAATGGGATATGCTGGACTGGTTCTGGGTGGCGACGTGAAATTTGGGTTGTTCCCCGGGTCAGACGGACGGATAATTTTATCGACGGTATTCAGGGCTGATAAAGATTTGTCAAAACTGCTGGGGTTTGTCGGGAAACAGCCGGCAGCCGGCCGGACAGATATTGGTTCGGCTTTAAGCCAGATGGACAAATCCCTGGTCAGGAAGGGGTTATTGATATTAGTTTCTGACCTGCTGGAGGATGATTCCAGATCTGCGCATGACGCGCTTATCAGGTTCATTAAACGCGGGTTTCAGGTTAATGTGATGCATGTGATATCTGAGCCGGAGGCGAATCCGGCGTTTGGCGGCCGGGCGGTTCTGCACGACGCCGAGACTGGCGAGTCGCGGCTGATAAAAATGGATAAGTCGGTCAAGGACGCTTACCAGAAACGGTTAGCCGGATATTCGGATGAGTGGAAGAGTTTTTCTCATCAGCATGATATACAATATTTTTACGTTAGGACCTCGACTCCGCTGGAAGATATAGTTGTGAACTTCCTTAAGGCGGGCGGGCTGTTAAGATGA
- a CDS encoding BatA domain-containing protein: protein MIFQNPLWLLGLLVTPLVVWLVWMYKRPIHLLVSSVILWRKLPDAETSSRTRWQWVLSMVCYVLVVVLLVLALAQPGIYLNQETPRHVIVLIDNSVSMSSFVSDTDKSRLSIVQEKIEDVLSRLNQSDTVSVVHLQGALNGLNKQSAVEYLKDIKFAKIGGNFDELIKQINSSIIAESKKKLLSLIICSDKMPPEEVLGLLSFKPLFILVGGPSNNKAIIKANDSPTPNKPGFVDIFAMVRNYSGLSAYFPAELYDNDGKIISSINVNIPAGGEYPIVFSDIPDKQKEYTIRINIRDELMADNEVRVWVGEKGLKICLIGAKNEAVLKALVAANGAGQVNYISYDQFVLISALDMDKYDLCIFNDIMPGVLPARSVIINPPDGKNFGRELQLLYDVSGLITPTNLAITDQTAPIFTCVNLDNIHVKSAKRLMINDRDHFKPLVKSMDDVIVGEFSKDGKYCLIIGFDVEWNKDSNWALMTSFPIFWANIVNKIKSEGLDIGAVYGEDESNNSGNSRNDLEQVFFGSQEKELVQKELGWYLMMMTCVVIVTAWILE, encoded by the coding sequence ATGATATTTCAGAATCCGCTATGGTTATTGGGTTTGCTGGTTACGCCGCTGGTGGTCTGGCTAGTCTGGATGTATAAGCGGCCGATACATCTTTTGGTGAGCAGTGTCATACTCTGGCGTAAACTGCCTGACGCCGAGACTTCGTCCAGAACGCGCTGGCAGTGGGTTCTTTCGATGGTATGCTATGTATTGGTTGTTGTTTTACTGGTGCTGGCCCTGGCGCAGCCGGGTATTTATTTGAATCAAGAAACGCCCAGGCATGTTATTGTTCTGATTGATAATTCGGTTAGCATGAGCAGCTTTGTATCCGATACCGACAAGTCGAGATTGAGCATTGTCCAGGAGAAGATTGAAGATGTTCTGTCCAGATTAAACCAGAGCGATACGGTTTCTGTAGTTCATTTGCAGGGTGCGCTTAATGGTTTAAACAAGCAATCAGCTGTTGAATACTTAAAGGATATAAAATTTGCTAAGATAGGCGGTAATTTTGATGAATTGATAAAACAGATTAATTCATCCATTATCGCGGAAAGCAAGAAGAAGCTTTTGTCTTTGATAATTTGCTCTGATAAAATGCCGCCGGAGGAAGTACTTGGTCTATTATCTTTTAAACCATTATTTATCTTGGTGGGAGGACCATCGAATAATAAGGCAATTATTAAAGCCAACGACTCACCGACTCCCAATAAGCCGGGCTTTGTTGATATATTTGCTATGGTTAGGAATTATTCCGGATTAAGCGCCTATTTTCCGGCGGAACTATATGATAATGATGGCAAAATAATAAGCAGCATTAATGTAAATATACCGGCCGGGGGTGAATATCCGATAGTATTTTCGGATATTCCGGACAAACAGAAAGAATATACGATAAGGATTAATATTAGAGATGAGTTGATGGCTGATAATGAGGTTCGAGTGTGGGTTGGGGAAAAAGGATTGAAGATATGCTTAATCGGGGCTAAGAATGAAGCAGTATTAAAGGCATTGGTGGCGGCGAATGGAGCAGGCCAGGTTAATTACATCAGTTATGACCAATTTGTTCTGATCTCAGCTTTGGATATGGATAAGTATGATTTGTGTATATTTAATGATATAATGCCCGGGGTGTTGCCCGCACGAAGCGTGATTATAAACCCTCCTGACGGTAAGAACTTCGGGAGAGAATTGCAGTTATTATATGATGTATCCGGGTTAATCACGCCAACTAACCTTGCGATAACAGATCAGACCGCCCCGATATTTACTTGTGTTAATTTAGATAATATCCATGTTAAAAGCGCGAAGCGCTTGATGATAAATGACCGTGATCATTTTAAGCCTTTGGTGAAAAGCATGGATGATGTTATAGTGGGCGAATTTTCTAAAGATGGAAAGTATTGCCTGATAATCGGGTTTGATGTAGAATGGAATAAAGATAGTAATTGGGCGTTAATGACTTCTTTTCCGATATTCTGGGCTAATATAGTAAATAAAATAAAAAGTGAAGGGTTGGATATAGGGGCAGTTTATGGAGAAGATGAATCTAATAACAGCGGTAATTCGAGAAATGATTTAGAGCAGGTTTTTTTTGGCAGTCAAGAGAAGGAACTGGTTCAAAAAGAACTGGGTTGGTACCTGATGATGATGACGTGCGTGGTGATTGTAACAGCTTGGATATTAGAATGA
- a CDS encoding glycosyltransferase family 9 protein, which yields MLAPKKIKSILVLRLGGIGDVVMATPVFRALKAHFSNARITLLSEEPGAEVVRGAPYVDELLPFRELYTYRRKSLMALPMNIKSFIEELRLAKTLLQRRYDIFVDLHMLYGFKNAIRPMMIGCFSRAPIRVGLDTDRHSLLMNIRVPDSAFRMRHLVDRSLDVIGALGVDTSNRQTEVWITEADRKFARELLDKNIDLNDKLLIGIHAGANPWALVRQSWPLERFAAVADILSEKYGAKIVFTGGRSEISLIEQATLLMKKKPFIAAGLTTLKQAAALMERCHLFISNDTGPMHMAVAMKTPTIGIFGPGNWPALGTYAPETNFIMVRKDIDCWPCHNLKCATRACMERIAVDDVVSAAGKQISKLYANKFGK from the coding sequence ATGTTAGCACCTAAAAAAATAAAGTCTATCTTGGTATTAAGATTAGGTGGTATAGGCGACGTGGTTATGGCCACGCCGGTCTTTAGAGCATTAAAGGCTCATTTTTCTAATGCTCGCATCACTCTGTTATCCGAAGAGCCGGGGGCTGAGGTGGTTCGGGGAGCGCCTTATGTGGACGAGCTTCTGCCTTTCCGTGAGTTGTATACTTACCGCAGGAAAAGCCTGATGGCTTTACCGATGAATATCAAGTCTTTTATAGAAGAACTTCGATTAGCTAAAACGTTGCTTCAGCGGCGATATGATATATTTGTAGATTTGCATATGCTTTATGGTTTTAAGAATGCGATTCGGCCGATGATGATTGGCTGTTTTAGCCGGGCTCCGATTAGAGTCGGGTTGGATACGGATAGGCACTCATTATTGATGAATATACGCGTTCCAGACAGCGCATTTAGGATGAGGCATCTTGTAGATCGGTCATTAGATGTTATTGGGGCGCTGGGCGTCGATACTAGTAACCGCCAGACTGAAGTCTGGATAACTGAAGCAGATCGTAAGTTCGCGCGGGAATTACTCGATAAGAACATTGATTTAAATGACAAGTTATTAATCGGAATTCATGCTGGCGCAAACCCTTGGGCTTTAGTCAGACAGAGTTGGCCGCTGGAACGATTCGCCGCTGTCGCGGATATTTTGTCAGAGAAGTATGGCGCTAAAATTGTTTTTACGGGAGGGCGTTCGGAGATATCACTTATTGAGCAGGCAACATTATTAATGAAAAAGAAGCCGTTTATTGCAGCTGGGCTGACTACGCTTAAACAGGCGGCCGCATTAATGGAGCGATGCCATCTTTTTATAAGTAATGATACTGGTCCTATGCATATGGCTGTAGCCATGAAAACGCCGACCATTGGAATCTTTGGTCCGGGTAACTGGCCGGCCTTAGGTACGTATGCGCCGGAAACTAATTTTATAATGGTCCGCAAAGATATAGATTGCTGGCCTTGCCACAACTTGAAATGCGCTACCCGCGCCTGCATGGAACGGATAGCTGTAGATGATGTCGTTAGTGCGGCAGGTAAACAAATTTCTAAATTATATGCTAACAAATTCGGGAAATAG
- a CDS encoding glycosyltransferase family 4 protein, producing MLTNSGNRRRKIVYVITRLIRGGAQKVCFDIIASLKDKYDITLISGTETGVEGSLWVEFKSISNINIRQLAQLVRGIAPFKDTIALIRLYWFFRSYNPDVVHCHTSKAGFLGCLAAKLTGVPNIIWSPHGHIFSADAQIPQVTGLSMSIFYWFWKLTCWCSNTVIALTESDKKDQVMLGLAPDKKFRVVYNGLDALVNGADKIPEIKGQPILGVIGRLSPEKGQEYLLKAISILKPQYPQINLLVVGDGGQRKYLHSVSEQLQITSLVTFTGLVENIHPFVSKMDIVVLPSLYESFGLVLLEAMAMKKPVIASNVNGIPEIVENGKSGILVAPRDAQALAVAIQKLIDNPVLANTMGQNGFDRFIKLFTREQMIVKIKTIYGH from the coding sequence ATGCTAACAAATTCGGGAAATAGACGTAGGAAAATTGTTTATGTCATTACCCGTTTGATAAGAGGTGGGGCGCAGAAGGTTTGTTTTGATATTATAGCATCACTTAAAGATAAATATGACATTACGCTTATTAGCGGAACTGAAACCGGAGTTGAGGGGTCACTCTGGGTAGAGTTTAAGTCTATATCTAACATTAATATAAGGCAGTTAGCCCAATTAGTTCGTGGTATTGCTCCTTTCAAAGATACGATAGCATTAATCAGATTATACTGGTTTTTCCGCAGCTATAATCCGGACGTTGTGCATTGTCATACCTCTAAGGCTGGGTTTTTAGGATGTTTGGCGGCAAAACTTACCGGAGTCCCCAATATTATTTGGTCGCCACATGGACATATATTTTCTGCTGATGCTCAAATCCCTCAGGTAACCGGACTATCAATGAGTATTTTTTACTGGTTTTGGAAATTAACCTGTTGGTGTAGCAATACAGTTATTGCTCTTACTGAGTCTGACAAGAAGGACCAAGTTATGTTGGGTTTAGCACCGGACAAGAAATTCCGAGTTGTTTATAATGGTTTAGATGCTCTGGTCAATGGGGCGGATAAGATACCAGAAATAAAAGGCCAGCCAATTCTTGGTGTAATAGGACGGCTTAGTCCGGAAAAAGGGCAGGAATATCTTTTGAAGGCCATAAGTATTCTTAAACCCCAATACCCTCAAATTAATTTATTAGTGGTTGGTGATGGTGGTCAGAGAAAATATCTGCACTCAGTTTCAGAGCAATTACAGATAACATCATTGGTAACATTTACCGGACTTGTCGAAAATATTCATCCTTTCGTGAGTAAAATGGATATAGTGGTTTTGCCATCACTTTATGAGTCATTTGGGCTGGTTTTGCTAGAGGCGATGGCGATGAAGAAGCCGGTGATTGCTTCAAATGTAAATGGCATTCCAGAGATAGTCGAAAACGGTAAAAGCGGGATACTGGTTGCTCCGCGAGATGCGCAAGCATTGGCTGTGGCAATACAAAAGCTGATAGATAATCCCGTTTTAGCTAATACGATGGGGCAGAATGGCTTTGATAGATTTATTAAGTTGTTTACCAGGGAGCAGATGATTGTTAAAATAAAAACTATTTATGGCCATTAA
- a CDS encoding GIY-YIG nuclease family protein, producing the protein MAIKRLKKSINNFPENPGIYIMRDRRNDIIYVGKAKSLKHRVANYFSKALDNKTFALMSRVKNIEYKIAGSEIEALLLEARLVRDEQPKYNVRLRDDKSFPGIAISKEKFPRVFIVREYGIEKNKNIEYFGPFVNIKNLRVVLKVLQRVFRFRVCRQMDNKKGCLLHHIDLCAAPCLKRISSSDYQSSISLLKQFLNGSLDNYKSGLLNKLKNDKSRGRPELITRCRHQTDILKRIAQNSLPGEQMLNSDKLSGIKAIQCALKMDQLPRFMAAIDISDIKGTAAVGAIVTFYDGLPYKDGYRRYRIKTAIEGQADDYYRIKEVITRYIQRQLNEKNSFPDIILIDGGKGHLNTVIEVLYNIKDRTKLPIFIALAKKNEKLYTFENGKIKEISISEKGMKIFQYLRDEAHRFAQAYHHLLRRKALIKGSL; encoded by the coding sequence ATGGCCATTAAGCGGCTAAAGAAGTCAATAAATAATTTCCCAGAAAATCCTGGTATTTATATAATGAGGGATAGGAGAAATGATATTATTTATGTGGGTAAAGCAAAAAGCCTCAAGCATCGCGTGGCAAACTACTTCAGTAAAGCACTGGACAATAAAACTTTTGCTTTGATGAGCCGGGTGAAGAATATCGAATACAAGATTGCTGGTTCGGAAATTGAAGCTTTGCTTTTAGAGGCACGGTTAGTGCGGGATGAGCAGCCGAAATATAATGTACGTTTACGGGATGACAAGTCATTTCCGGGTATTGCCATAAGCAAAGAAAAATTTCCTCGCGTATTTATTGTGCGAGAGTATGGCATAGAAAAGAACAAGAATATAGAGTATTTTGGGCCATTTGTGAACATTAAAAATCTTCGGGTTGTTCTAAAAGTGCTTCAGCGTGTATTTAGGTTTCGAGTTTGTCGGCAAATGGATAATAAAAAAGGTTGTTTATTGCACCATATTGATTTATGTGCCGCACCATGTCTGAAGAGAATTAGTTCATCAGACTACCAATCTAGTATCAGTTTATTAAAGCAGTTTTTAAATGGTAGTTTGGATAATTATAAATCAGGTTTATTAAATAAGCTAAAGAATGACAAGTCGCGGGGGAGGCCAGAATTAATTACTAGATGTCGGCATCAGACGGATATTTTAAAAAGAATAGCGCAAAATAGTTTGCCTGGAGAACAAATGCTTAATTCTGATAAATTATCAGGAATTAAGGCTATTCAATGTGCACTAAAAATGGATCAATTGCCAAGATTTATGGCCGCTATCGATATTTCTGATATCAAAGGCACTGCGGCTGTTGGTGCAATAGTTACATTTTATGATGGGCTGCCTTACAAGGATGGGTACCGGCGTTACCGCATTAAGACCGCAATAGAAGGGCAGGCGGATGATTATTATAGAATAAAAGAAGTTATTACTCGTTACATCCAGCGACAGCTTAATGAAAAAAATAGTTTTCCGGATATTATTTTAATAGATGGTGGTAAGGGGCACCTAAATACTGTAATAGAAGTGCTCTACAACATTAAGGACAGGACAAAGCTTCCGATTTTTATAGCTTTAGCGAAGAAGAACGAAAAATTATATACATTTGAAAATGGTAAAATTAAAGAGATTAGTATTTCCGAAAAAGGTATGAAAATATTCCAGTATCTACGCGATGAAGCGCACCGTTTTGCTCAGGCATATCATCATTTGCTTCGACGTAAAGCGTTAATAAAGGGGTCTCTATGA
- the rsmD gene encoding 16S rRNA (guanine(966)-N(2))-methyltransferase RsmD, which produces MKILGGSAKGMNLFSLDDNSVRPALARMRNSLFNIMAPIIPGTVCLDLFAGTGALGLEALSRGADFCIFSENNRRCFDVLSRNIAKLKVNDKSQVLFINAFSISEHLASNRLIDVIFVDPPYKYYNDNLIRPRLIELLDSLVEKGLVNPDGRVIVEHSQKQFSDAEFKMLVLYDIREYGQTKLSFFHPKA; this is translated from the coding sequence ATGAAAATATTAGGTGGTTCAGCCAAAGGAATGAATTTATTTTCTCTTGATGACAACAGTGTGCGTCCGGCCTTAGCCCGAATGCGTAACTCTCTTTTTAATATAATGGCTCCAATCATTCCTGGAACGGTTTGTTTAGACCTTTTTGCAGGTACGGGTGCGTTGGGGTTGGAGGCTTTAAGTCGCGGTGCTGATTTCTGCATATTTTCAGAGAATAACCGAAGATGTTTTGACGTACTGAGTAGAAATATAGCTAAACTTAAGGTTAATGATAAATCTCAAGTGCTTTTTATTAATGCTTTTAGTATTAGTGAACATCTTGCATCAAATAGATTGATAGATGTTATTTTTGTTGACCCCCCGTATAAATACTATAATGATAATTTAATACGGCCAAGGCTAATAGAACTTTTAGACTCTTTGGTAGAAAAAGGTCTGGTTAATCCGGATGGGAGGGTGATTGTAGAGCATTCCCAAAAGCAATTCAGTGATGCAGAATTTAAAATGCTGGTTTTATATGATATTAGAGAATACGGTCAAACCAAGCTATCTTTTTTCCATCCCAAAGCATAA
- a CDS encoding PQQ-binding-like beta-propeller repeat protein → MILENTVKPSYLFSIPKHKLTIFFSSIIVAMFLFAADLIGASSNNYIYFETDEVVSYLKTASEYEAKMQWREAIERYEFLIKKYPEALCYINVNCYAGIKQYYIRRLQSYPIEGRQIYRDMFDEIRRVEFKNAINQFRESGDIRSVTEMINANPLGDGLIDASILAGDYFAESNQYDKSIRYYRMAIENSHWRNLSADKAETRLKQGFSLENIIVPEKITDRLKLGSNNANNFEPPDIPLVANPMLELSWYCPFESIKTLFLANKEKTGNHADNSMNTAEPSKFSLCSPLMTDGKAYINAGMFIASVELESGKIASFFAPSLAGGQANFGNIKNNTRMIINDSGKRLYATIFTKSREGLLLALKIPELKELWRSKLSFNESGVSAPLFYGGNVYLCGFFKNNNEWQFCMLCYEADTGHLMYKKNIYSLNRVSKGIQGNLVDASWIAENKGFIYLLTPSVLSVINAEDGEIMWVNDYNTAEIIQLSEDYYGFAKQITEIMRNPPIIRSDIAVVQSIYSGKVFGFDIVSGRIKWQQVININRTTGTMKYQNQDRRTHEYVPRTEIVSIIGCAGDTVLIQGGDLIAINIENGKIVWKISMESICNCSLSQKVSTNNDTKISPGFITNSHVYFPVEQSIIIQDIPPGKSEPIGMKLPVGLNQPDYSNRVILCRISEGILVISNKGIWLYRIKQG, encoded by the coding sequence ATGATATTAGAGAATACGGTCAAACCAAGCTATCTTTTTTCCATCCCAAAGCATAAACTTACGATATTTTTCAGCTCTATAATTGTTGCAATGTTTCTATTTGCTGCAGATTTAATAGGCGCAAGCAGCAATAATTATATTTATTTTGAGACCGATGAGGTTGTTAGCTATCTAAAAACAGCATCTGAATATGAGGCGAAAATGCAATGGCGTGAAGCTATTGAGCGTTATGAATTTTTAATTAAAAAATACCCGGAAGCACTTTGTTATATAAATGTTAATTGCTATGCCGGTATTAAACAATATTATATTCGGCGACTGCAATCCTATCCGATAGAAGGCCGGCAAATTTATAGAGATATGTTTGACGAAATTAGGCGAGTTGAATTCAAAAATGCCATCAATCAGTTCCGGGAATCAGGTGATATCAGGTCTGTTACTGAAATGATAAATGCGAATCCGCTGGGAGATGGTTTAATAGATGCTTCTATTCTAGCGGGAGACTATTTTGCTGAGTCCAACCAATATGATAAATCGATAAGGTATTATCGCATGGCCATTGAAAATTCCCACTGGCGTAACTTGAGTGCAGATAAAGCTGAAACTCGTCTTAAGCAAGGCTTTAGTTTGGAAAATATTATTGTGCCAGAGAAGATAACTGATCGGCTAAAGCTTGGGAGCAACAATGCCAATAATTTTGAGCCTCCGGATATACCTTTAGTTGCAAACCCTATGCTGGAATTATCCTGGTATTGCCCATTTGAAAGTATTAAGACGTTATTTTTAGCTAATAAAGAGAAAACCGGTAATCATGCAGATAACTCTATGAATACTGCTGAGCCGTCAAAGTTTTCTTTATGTTCCCCCTTGATGACAGATGGGAAAGCGTATATTAATGCTGGAATGTTTATTGCATCGGTGGAACTAGAGAGTGGTAAAATAGCCTCATTTTTTGCGCCAAGTTTAGCAGGAGGGCAAGCTAATTTTGGAAACATAAAAAATAATACAAGGATGATAATCAACGATTCGGGGAAAAGGCTTTATGCAACAATTTTTACTAAATCTAGGGAAGGGTTGTTGCTTGCTTTAAAAATACCAGAGCTTAAGGAGCTTTGGAGATCAAAGCTTAGTTTTAATGAAAGTGGAGTATCTGCCCCTTTATTTTATGGGGGAAATGTGTACTTGTGCGGATTTTTTAAAAATAATAATGAATGGCAGTTTTGCATGTTATGTTATGAAGCAGATACTGGGCATCTTATGTATAAAAAAAACATATATTCGCTTAATCGTGTCAGCAAAGGCATTCAAGGCAATTTGGTGGATGCATCCTGGATTGCCGAAAATAAAGGTTTTATTTACTTGCTTACCCCATCCGTTTTATCTGTTATAAATGCGGAAGATGGAGAAATAATGTGGGTGAATGATTACAACACAGCAGAAATTATTCAGTTATCAGAAGATTATTATGGGTTTGCTAAACAGATTACTGAGATCATGCGTAATCCTCCCATTATAAGAAGTGATATTGCAGTGGTGCAGTCAATATATTCTGGAAAGGTGTTTGGATTTGATATAGTCTCTGGTCGAATAAAATGGCAACAGGTGATTAATATTAACCGTACAACTGGGACTATGAAATATCAAAATCAAGATCGGCGAACACATGAATATGTGCCACGGACCGAAATTGTATCTATAATAGGTTGCGCAGGTGATACGGTTTTAATTCAAGGTGGCGATTTAATTGCCATAAATATAGAAAATGGAAAGATTGTTTGGAAGATATCAATGGAATCAATCTGTAACTGCTCGCTCAGCCAGAAAGTTTCAACTAATAATGATACAAAAATTAGCCCGGGATTTATAACCAATAGCCATGTATATTTCCCGGTAGAGCAGAGTATTATAATTCAAGATATTCCGCCAGGTAAATCTGAACCAATTGGTATGAAATTACCGGTAGGGCTAAACCAACCGGATTATTCTAACCGGGTAATACTTTGCCGTATTTCTGAAGGAATACTAGTTATATCAAACAAAGGTATTTGGCTTTATCGGATAAAACAGGGTTAA
- a CDS encoding N-acetyltransferase encodes MISVKQLPCHPWHDFIYLPWTARLYKDNLNWVPNLISEDKKLLTPNIHPFHRHGQVQLFVAYSDEMKPLGRIAAIINEAHNKLYNDQAGFFGLFECINDKAVAQELFTAAAGYLKNKGMKIMRGPMNFSTNETCGLLVEGFDSPPMFMMTYNPSYYMRLFDDTGLIKSKDLFAWYVDDTLVIPNKMIRVAERVKSHLRITVRRANMKHLDTEIKIIQEVYNKAWSNNWGFVPMTDEEFEYMAKDMKKIVDPSLLLIAEVQSKPAGFSLALPNFNMALKHINGRLFPFGIFKLLWHIYIKKFNNVRVITMGIIPEYQKRGIDVLFYLETIKNGMARGYKAAELSWILENNVLMNRTIESLGARLYKKYRLYDKAL; translated from the coding sequence ATGATCTCGGTTAAACAACTTCCTTGCCACCCTTGGCATGATTTTATATATTTACCCTGGACTGCCCGGCTCTATAAGGATAATCTAAACTGGGTCCCAAACCTGATCAGCGAAGATAAAAAATTGCTCACCCCTAACATACATCCATTCCATCGGCATGGCCAGGTCCAGCTATTTGTTGCGTATTCTGACGAAATGAAACCCTTGGGCCGTATTGCAGCTATTATTAACGAAGCTCATAATAAACTATATAATGACCAAGCAGGATTCTTTGGTTTGTTTGAGTGCATCAACGATAAAGCTGTAGCACAAGAACTCTTTACTGCGGCTGCAGGATATCTTAAAAATAAGGGTATGAAAATAATGCGAGGGCCGATGAATTTTTCTACTAATGAAACCTGCGGATTGCTCGTAGAGGGCTTTGACTCTCCACCAATGTTTATGATGACTTATAACCCGAGTTATTATATGCGGCTTTTCGACGATACTGGATTAATAAAATCGAAAGACCTTTTTGCCTGGTATGTCGATGACACTTTAGTCATACCCAACAAAATGATTAGGGTAGCAGAACGTGTCAAGTCTCATCTCAGGATTACCGTCCGCCGGGCTAATATGAAACACCTTGATACAGAGATCAAAATCATCCAGGAGGTTTATAATAAAGCCTGGAGCAATAACTGGGGGTTTGTTCCCATGACGGATGAAGAATTCGAATATATGGCAAAGGATATGAAAAAAATCGTGGATCCGTCTCTTTTACTGATAGCTGAGGTTCAAAGTAAACCGGCTGGTTTTTCATTAGCATTACCGAATTTTAATATGGCCCTCAAGCATATTAATGGACGTTTGTTTCCTTTTGGCATATTTAAACTGCTTTGGCATATTTATATTAAAAAATTTAACAATGTCCGGGTAATTACCATGGGTATTATCCCTGAATACCAAAAACGCGGGATAGATGTGCTATTTTACTTGGAAACTATAAAAAATGGGATGGCTCGTGGGTACAAAGCAGCTGAGTTATCGTGGATCTTGGAAAACAATGTTTTGATGAATCGCACGATTGAATCATTAGGCGCCCGGCTTTACAAAAAATATCGACTTTATGATAAGGCGCTTTAA